One stretch of Rosistilla oblonga DNA includes these proteins:
- a CDS encoding HdeD family acid-resistance protein encodes MSSTNDSPAPVSTENPILNAIGSTWWILLLRGILLIVLGLYALFNPGLTLLAWAFMIGCFLIADGILAIVAGLAGWTESRGWTILRGVLALVAGGFAAGHPALIGTVAAVTVVLLIAAGSIFSGILEIVVAIRERKAIEGEGWMILDGVFSILFGIVLALAPLFSASLLIRFSGGFAILFGLVAIYCAFQFRKLKSV; translated from the coding sequence ATGTCATCGACAAACGACAGCCCCGCCCCCGTCAGCACCGAAAATCCGATCCTGAACGCAATTGGATCCACCTGGTGGATCCTGCTGTTGCGCGGCATCCTGCTGATCGTTTTGGGCCTGTACGCTCTGTTCAATCCAGGCCTGACGCTACTGGCGTGGGCCTTCATGATCGGTTGCTTTTTGATCGCTGACGGAATTTTGGCAATCGTCGCGGGTCTCGCCGGTTGGACCGAATCGCGCGGCTGGACGATCCTCCGCGGCGTGTTAGCGCTCGTCGCCGGCGGTTTTGCTGCGGGGCATCCGGCGTTGATCGGTACCGTAGCAGCGGTGACCGTCGTGCTGTTGATCGCTGCCGGTTCGATCTTCAGCGGCATCCTGGAGATCGTCGTCGCGATTCGCGAACGCAAAGCGATCGAGGGCGAGGGATGGATGATCCTGGACGGCGTTTTCTCGATCCTGTTTGGTATCGTTCTCGCCCTGGCTCCGCTCTTTTCGGCCAGCCTGCTGATCCGCTTCAGCGGTGGCTTTGCCATCCTGTTTGGCCTTGTCGCGATCTATTGTGCCTTCCAGTTCCGCAAGCTGAAGAGCGTGTAA
- a CDS encoding glutaminyl-peptide cyclotransferase, with amino-acid sequence MTDSNTSIETKPAAPTIGWSGYRWLLTAAVGLLTLGCVAMLLSANQSTTTPIATFEVVNVYPHDPAAFTQGLAIDGGRMYEGTGQYGSSSLRRVELASGKVLQSISLNRDLFGEGITVWKDSIIQLTWKKRRAFVFDRDTFQHRKTLRYAGEGWGLTHDGTHLIMSDGSSRLRFLDPETFREVRQITVHDGRRRIDDLNELEFVEGEIFANVWYNDSIARISPQDGRILGWIDLHNLWPARQRPTREHVLNGIAYDREAKRLYVTGKNWPKLYEVRIVDAN; translated from the coding sequence GTGACCGACTCAAATACATCCATCGAAACGAAGCCCGCCGCGCCAACGATCGGTTGGTCGGGGTACCGTTGGCTGCTGACCGCTGCCGTGGGACTATTGACCCTCGGATGCGTAGCGATGTTGTTGTCGGCGAATCAGTCGACGACGACGCCGATCGCGACGTTTGAGGTCGTCAATGTTTATCCGCACGACCCGGCAGCGTTCACGCAAGGTTTGGCCATCGACGGCGGGCGGATGTACGAGGGGACGGGGCAATACGGCAGCAGTTCGCTGCGGCGCGTCGAGCTTGCGTCGGGCAAGGTGCTGCAGAGTATCTCGCTGAACCGCGATCTGTTTGGTGAAGGGATCACGGTCTGGAAAGATTCGATCATTCAATTGACGTGGAAGAAACGCCGTGCTTTTGTCTTCGATCGCGATACCTTTCAACATCGCAAGACGCTGCGGTACGCCGGCGAAGGCTGGGGGCTGACCCATGACGGCACGCATCTGATCATGAGCGATGGGTCGTCGCGGTTGCGGTTTCTCGATCCCGAGACATTCCGCGAGGTGCGACAGATCACGGTTCACGATGGCCGACGTCGGATCGACGACCTCAACGAACTGGAGTTTGTCGAAGGGGAGATCTTTGCGAACGTCTGGTACAACGATTCGATCGCCCGCATCTCGCCTCAAGACGGTCGCATTCTCGGCTGGATCGATCTCCATAATCTATGGCCAGCCAGGCAACGGCCAACCCGAGAACACGTTCTCAACGGGATCGCTTACGATCGCGAAGCAAAGCGATTGTACGTCACCGGAAAAAATTGGCCCAAGCTGTACGAAGTCCGGATCGTCGACGCGAACTGA